Proteins encoded within one genomic window of Sphingosinicella ginsenosidimutans:
- the arsC gene encoding arsenate reductase (glutaredoxin) (This arsenate reductase requires both glutathione and glutaredoxin to convert arsenate to arsenite, after which the efflux transporter formed by ArsA and ArsB can extrude the arsenite from the cell, providing resistance.) has protein sequence MSLIDVIIYHNPDCGTSRNTLAMIRNAGIEPHVIEYLKTPPSRAMLVSLIARMGIGARALLREKGTPYAELGLADPSLGDEQLLDAMLAHPILINRPIVVSPLGVKLCRPSEAVLDLLPASQLGAFTKEDGEQVIDDAGNRIGA, from the coding sequence ATGAGCCTGATCGACGTCATCATCTATCACAATCCCGACTGCGGCACCTCGCGCAACACGCTGGCGATGATCCGCAACGCCGGCATCGAGCCGCACGTCATCGAGTATCTGAAGACGCCGCCGAGCCGCGCGATGCTGGTTTCGCTGATCGCCCGCATGGGCATCGGCGCCCGCGCGCTGCTGCGCGAGAAGGGCACGCCCTATGCCGAGCTCGGTCTCGCCGATCCTTCGCTCGGCGACGAGCAACTCCTCGACGCGATGCTGGCGCACCCGATCCTGATCAACCGGCCGATCGTCGTCTCGCCGCTCGGCGTCAAGCTCTGCCGCCCGTCGGAAGCCGTGCTCGACCTGCTCCCGGCATCGCAGCTGGGCGCCTTCACCAAGGAGGACGGCGAGCAGGTCATCGACGACGCCGGCAACAGGATCGGCGCATGA
- the arsN2 gene encoding arsenic resistance N-acetyltransferase ArsN2, giving the protein MRATPVSPEAGGALARELAAAGLPVNDLGQPGRRFFRFDDEAGLVGYGGIEGVGADRLLRSVVVVPARRNAGLGGALVAALERAAANDGARTLYLLTTTAEPFFRRLGYAPVERSGAPAAIAGSAEFRTLCPASAAFLVKPIAA; this is encoded by the coding sequence ATGAGGGCGACGCCCGTCTCTCCCGAAGCGGGTGGCGCCCTTGCCCGCGAGCTCGCGGCGGCCGGACTCCCCGTCAACGATCTCGGCCAGCCGGGCCGGCGGTTCTTCCGGTTCGACGACGAGGCGGGACTCGTCGGCTATGGCGGCATCGAAGGCGTCGGCGCCGACAGGCTGCTGCGATCGGTCGTCGTCGTGCCGGCGCGGCGCAATGCCGGGCTCGGCGGCGCGCTCGTGGCCGCGCTCGAACGCGCCGCGGCCAATGACGGCGCGCGCACGCTGTATCTGCTGACCACGACAGCGGAGCCGTTCTTCCGGCGGCTCGGCTACGCGCCGGTCGAGCGCAGCGGCGCCCCGGCCGCCATCGCCGGCTCGGCCGAGTTCCGCACGCTCTGTCCGGCCAGCGCGGCGTTCCTGGTCAAGCCGATCGCCGCCTGA
- a CDS encoding ArsI/CadI family heavy metal resistance metalloenzyme — MKRMHLHVSVPDLAQSIHFYEALFGAAPVVVKDDYAKWMLDDPKVNFAISERARASGVDHIGIQVDSADELGELAGRLKAAGAETFDQEATTCCYARSDKSWVRDPAGVRWETFFTFGEATSYGEDEVLPEPTASACCGPASAPAPKQACC; from the coding sequence ATGAAGCGCATGCATCTCCACGTCAGCGTGCCCGACCTCGCGCAGTCGATCCACTTCTACGAGGCGCTGTTCGGCGCCGCTCCGGTGGTCGTGAAGGACGACTATGCCAAGTGGATGCTCGACGATCCCAAGGTCAACTTCGCGATCTCCGAGCGGGCGCGGGCGAGCGGCGTCGATCACATCGGCATCCAGGTCGACAGCGCCGATGAGCTCGGCGAACTCGCCGGACGTCTGAAGGCCGCCGGCGCGGAGACCTTCGACCAGGAAGCGACCACCTGCTGCTATGCCAGATCGGACAAGAGCTGGGTCCGCGATCCCGCCGGCGTGCGCTGGGAGACCTTCTTCACCTTCGGCGAGGCGACCAGCTACGGCGAGGACGAAGTCCTGCCCGAACCGACCGCGTCCGCCTGCTGCGGCCCCGCATCGGCGCCCGCCCCCAAACAGGCGTGCTGCTGA
- a CDS encoding ParB/RepB/Spo0J family partition protein → MKLDFIPLDKLAVSKANMRFAKRPPDVSDILPTIRARGILVPLIVRPQPGLEDAEGHAPDAFEIVAGSRRFHAARIVADEAAQAEPVPCAILDAGDDAAAIEASLIENLARLDPDEVTQWETFTRLVKEGRTPEDIAATFGLPELTVKRVLALGNLLPRIRQMYAREEIDRTTVRHLTLASKSQQRAWLALADDAQAYLPTGHQLKAWLFGGQSIATRHALFDVAASGLAVIADLFGEDSYFADTDAFWTAQNAAVETRRAEYLDAGWADAVIVPPDQHFHSWEYEKAAKRKGGRVYIDVRASGEVVFHEGYVSRKEARRAAAADGDAAAEAKPSRPEVSGPMQVYIDLHRHAAARAALLAHPGVALRLMVAHAIAGSHLWSVRAEPQSARSDGTRESVETVHGETVFDESRRAVLGLLGFSPDEPTVVEGSVEGADGDPLAALFWRLLDLPDAAVMDVIAVVMGESLAAGSAAVEAVGCHIGLDMADWWQADAAFFELVRDREVLAALVADVAGEAVAAANAREKGKTLKRIVADHLDGANGREKRERWVPKWMAFPPAAYTARGGVGTVRAHALAEAARVSATPPEPSAAPAAVARPDHDPAPAPEVAEPVPLAA, encoded by the coding sequence ATGAAACTCGATTTTATCCCGCTCGACAAGCTGGCCGTCAGCAAGGCCAATATGCGCTTCGCCAAGCGCCCGCCCGACGTGTCGGACATCCTCCCCACGATCCGCGCGCGCGGCATCCTCGTGCCGCTGATCGTCCGCCCGCAACCCGGCCTCGAGGACGCCGAGGGGCACGCGCCCGACGCTTTCGAGATCGTCGCCGGAAGCCGCCGCTTCCACGCCGCGCGGATCGTCGCCGACGAGGCGGCGCAGGCCGAGCCGGTGCCCTGCGCGATCCTCGACGCGGGCGACGATGCCGCCGCCATCGAAGCCTCGCTGATCGAGAATCTGGCGCGGCTCGATCCCGACGAGGTCACCCAATGGGAGACCTTCACCCGGCTGGTGAAGGAAGGCCGGACACCGGAGGACATCGCCGCGACCTTCGGGCTTCCCGAGCTGACGGTGAAGCGCGTCCTCGCGCTCGGCAACCTGCTCCCGCGCATCCGTCAGATGTATGCGCGCGAGGAGATCGACCGGACGACCGTCCGGCACCTGACGCTCGCCAGCAAGAGCCAGCAGCGCGCATGGCTGGCGCTCGCCGACGATGCGCAAGCCTATCTGCCGACCGGCCACCAGTTGAAGGCGTGGCTGTTCGGCGGGCAGTCGATCGCGACGCGACATGCGCTGTTCGACGTTGCAGCGAGCGGGCTTGCCGTCATCGCCGACCTGTTCGGCGAGGACAGCTATTTCGCCGATACGGACGCTTTCTGGACGGCGCAGAATGCGGCGGTCGAGACGCGCCGCGCCGAATATCTGGACGCCGGATGGGCCGACGCGGTGATCGTGCCGCCGGATCAGCATTTCCACAGCTGGGAATATGAGAAGGCGGCCAAGCGCAAGGGCGGGCGCGTCTATATCGACGTGCGCGCCAGCGGCGAGGTCGTGTTCCACGAAGGCTATGTCTCGCGCAAGGAAGCCCGTCGCGCGGCGGCTGCGGACGGCGATGCGGCGGCTGAAGCCAAGCCGTCGCGGCCCGAGGTCAGCGGCCCGATGCAGGTCTATATCGACCTTCATCGCCACGCCGCCGCGCGCGCGGCGCTGCTCGCCCATCCCGGCGTCGCGCTCCGGCTGATGGTGGCGCACGCCATCGCGGGCTCTCACCTGTGGAGCGTGCGTGCCGAGCCGCAATCGGCGCGCAGCGACGGGACCCGCGAAAGCGTCGAGACCGTGCATGGCGAGACGGTGTTCGACGAGAGCCGCCGCGCGGTGCTCGGCCTGCTCGGCTTCTCGCCCGACGAGCCGACCGTGGTCGAGGGCAGCGTGGAAGGCGCGGACGGCGACCCGCTCGCGGCGCTGTTCTGGCGGCTGCTCGACTTGCCCGACGCGGCGGTGATGGACGTGATCGCCGTGGTGATGGGCGAAAGCCTCGCGGCGGGAAGCGCGGCGGTCGAGGCGGTGGGCTGCCATATCGGCCTCGACATGGCCGATTGGTGGCAGGCCGATGCCGCCTTCTTCGAACTGGTCCGCGACCGCGAGGTGCTGGCTGCGCTCGTCGCCGATGTCGCGGGCGAAGCCGTCGCCGCCGCCAATGCGCGCGAGAAGGGCAAGACGCTCAAGCGCATCGTCGCCGATCATCTCGACGGCGCCAACGGCCGCGAAAAGCGCGAGCGCTGGGTCCCCAAGTGGATGGCGTTCCCGCCCGCCGCCTATACGGCGCGCGGCGGCGTCGGCACGGTGCGCGCGCATGCACTCGCCGAGGCGGCGCGCGTGTCCGCCACGCCGCCCGAGCCATCCGCAGCGCCTGCTGCAGTCGCCCGGCCGGACCACGATCCGGCACCCGCGCCGGAGGTGGCCGAGCCGGTCCCGCTCGCGGCCTGA
- the arsB gene encoding ACR3 family arsenite efflux transporter encodes MTDIALGQPRPAIGFFERYLSLWVAACIVAGIALGYAIPGLFAAIAAAEVARVNLVVAALIWLMIIPMLLKIDVGALGSVRWHWKGVGVTLFINWAVKPFSMALLGTLFLGWLFRPLLPADEVSSYIAGLILLAAAPCTAMVFVWSNLCEGEPNYTLSQVALNDIIMVFAFAPLVALLLGVASVTVPWDTLLLSVVLYIVIPVIAAQLIRRALLASGGQAALDRLLAALGPVSLVALLTTLVLLFGFQGEAIIANPLVIALIAVPILIQVYFNAGLAYWLSRRFGVAWCVAAPAALIGASNFFELAVAAAISLFGLGSGAALATVVGVLVEVPVMLSVVGLVKRTRPWYERRVPA; translated from the coding sequence ATGACCGATATCGCGCTCGGCCAGCCCCGCCCGGCGATCGGCTTTTTCGAACGCTATCTCAGCCTCTGGGTTGCCGCCTGCATCGTCGCCGGCATCGCGCTGGGCTATGCGATTCCCGGCCTGTTCGCGGCGATCGCGGCGGCCGAGGTCGCCCGCGTCAACCTCGTGGTCGCGGCGCTGATCTGGCTGATGATCATTCCGATGCTGCTCAAGATCGACGTTGGCGCGCTGGGCTCGGTGCGCTGGCACTGGAAGGGTGTCGGCGTCACGCTGTTCATCAACTGGGCGGTCAAGCCCTTCTCGATGGCGCTGCTCGGCACGCTGTTCCTCGGATGGCTGTTCCGGCCATTGCTGCCGGCGGACGAGGTCAGCTCCTACATAGCCGGGCTGATCCTGCTCGCCGCCGCGCCGTGCACCGCAATGGTGTTCGTATGGTCCAACCTCTGCGAAGGCGAGCCCAACTATACGCTGAGCCAGGTCGCGCTCAATGACATCATCATGGTGTTCGCCTTCGCGCCGCTCGTCGCCCTGCTGCTCGGCGTCGCCTCGGTGACGGTGCCGTGGGACACGCTGCTCCTGTCGGTCGTGCTCTACATCGTCATTCCGGTGATCGCGGCGCAGCTCATCCGGCGCGCACTTCTGGCCTCGGGCGGACAGGCCGCGCTCGACCGTCTGCTCGCCGCGCTCGGTCCGGTGTCGCTCGTCGCGCTGCTGACCACGCTCGTGCTGCTGTTCGGCTTCCAGGGCGAAGCGATCATCGCCAACCCGCTGGTGATCGCGCTGATCGCGGTGCCGATCCTGATCCAGGTCTATTTCAATGCCGGGCTCGCCTATTGGCTGAGCCGCCGCTTCGGCGTCGCCTGGTGTGTCGCGGCGCCCGCCGCGCTGATCGGCGCGTCCAACTTCTTCGAGCTCGCGGTCGCCGCCGCGATCAGCCTGTTCGGCCTCGGGTCCGGCGCCGCCCTCGCCACCGTGGTCGGCGTCCTGGTCGAGGTGCCGGTGATGCTGTCGGTCGTCGGGCTCGTGAAGCGCACCCGGCCCTGGTACGAACGCCGGGTTCCCGCATGA
- a CDS encoding LuxR family transcriptional regulator: MGMHMVAMQFIRIVEEVRTVDDLTAAMQSVTDELGFQYFALTHHVDVLAAEGAAIRLHNYPDRWADYYDRNALGVSDPVHRASHVTSVGFCWSRMSEMIPLTAEDRRVLAMGREEGIGDGFTVPAHVPGEARGSCSFASEAGRPIVVDLLPMAQLAGAFAFEGARRLWSDRGHLSKPPPPVLTDRQRDCLLWAARGKTDWEISRILSVTEETVARHIKMACARYGVSKRTLLAIRALFDGTLTFTDIFRR; encoded by the coding sequence ATGGGCATGCATATGGTGGCGATGCAGTTCATCCGCATCGTCGAGGAAGTGAGGACGGTCGACGACCTGACCGCTGCGATGCAGTCGGTGACCGACGAACTCGGCTTCCAGTATTTTGCGCTGACCCATCATGTCGACGTGCTCGCCGCCGAGGGCGCGGCGATCCGGCTCCACAACTATCCCGACAGATGGGCCGACTATTACGACCGCAATGCGCTCGGCGTATCCGATCCAGTGCACCGCGCGAGCCACGTGACGAGTGTCGGCTTCTGCTGGTCGCGCATGTCTGAAATGATACCGCTCACCGCCGAGGACCGGCGCGTGCTGGCGATGGGCCGCGAGGAAGGGATCGGCGACGGCTTCACCGTTCCGGCCCATGTCCCCGGCGAGGCGCGCGGGTCCTGCTCGTTCGCGAGCGAGGCGGGCCGGCCGATCGTCGTCGACCTGCTGCCGATGGCGCAGCTTGCCGGCGCCTTCGCGTTCGAGGGCGCGCGCCGGCTCTGGTCCGATCGCGGGCACCTTTCCAAGCCGCCGCCGCCGGTGCTCACCGACCGGCAGCGCGACTGCCTGCTGTGGGCCGCGCGCGGCAAGACCGACTGGGAGATCAGCCGCATCCTGAGCGTGACCGAAGAGACGGTCGCGCGCCATATCAAGATGGCCTGCGCACGATACGGGGTAAGCAAGCGAACATTGCTGGCGATCCGGGCGCTGTTCGACGGAACGCTCACTTTCACCGATATCTTCCGCCGCTGA
- a CDS encoding ArdC family protein → MPATPTRRARRKPQPDAERQAKQQTNPQAEPRASLYDEVTCRIIAELEAGRFPWVQPWGRSEAAGLAPGLPRNALTGRNYSGINVLILWGAVIARGFPSQGWLTFKQALEAGGNVRKGERGTCVVYADRFTPESEKERARETGEDAKAIPFLKRFTVFNVAQCEGLRPGLAPEPMPLPEREIVPVAEEVIAASGVDLRIGGSRAFYVPGEDYVQVPPQPAFFEQINYYRTCLHELTHATGHRSRLARNQSGSFGSRDYAREELVAEMGAAFLCASLGIVPTVRHADYLAGWLDVLREDNRAIFRAAGQASRAADWLLARHREAQEGRLAA, encoded by the coding sequence ATGCCAGCAACCCCCACCCGTCGCGCCCGGCGCAAGCCGCAGCCCGACGCCGAACGACAGGCCAAGCAGCAGACCAATCCGCAGGCCGAACCCCGCGCCAGCCTCTACGACGAAGTCACCTGCCGGATCATCGCCGAGCTTGAGGCAGGGCGTTTCCCTTGGGTCCAGCCTTGGGGCCGCTCCGAGGCGGCGGGCCTCGCGCCCGGCCTGCCGCGCAACGCGCTCACCGGCCGCAACTATTCGGGGATCAACGTGCTGATCCTGTGGGGCGCGGTCATCGCGCGCGGCTTTCCGAGCCAAGGCTGGCTCACCTTCAAACAGGCGCTGGAGGCAGGCGGCAATGTCCGCAAGGGCGAGCGCGGAACCTGCGTGGTCTATGCCGACCGCTTCACCCCGGAAAGCGAAAAGGAGCGCGCACGCGAGACCGGCGAGGACGCCAAGGCCATTCCCTTCCTCAAGCGCTTTACCGTGTTCAACGTCGCCCAATGCGAGGGATTGCGCCCCGGACTCGCGCCCGAGCCGATGCCGCTTCCCGAACGCGAGATCGTCCCCGTCGCCGAAGAAGTGATCGCGGCGAGCGGCGTCGATTTGCGCATCGGCGGAAGCCGCGCCTTCTACGTGCCGGGCGAGGACTATGTGCAGGTCCCGCCGCAGCCCGCCTTCTTCGAACAGATCAACTATTACCGCACCTGCCTGCACGAGCTGACCCACGCAACCGGCCATCGCTCGCGGCTCGCGCGCAACCAGTCCGGCAGCTTCGGCAGCCGCGACTACGCGCGCGAGGAACTGGTCGCCGAGATGGGCGCGGCCTTCCTCTGCGCGAGCCTCGGCATCGTGCCGACCGTCCGCCACGCCGACTATCTGGCAGGCTGGCTCGACGTACTGCGCGAGGACAATCGCGCGATCTTCCGCGCCGCCGGCCAAGCGAGCAGGGCCGCCGACTGGCTACTCGCCCGGCATCGCGAGGCGCAGGAAGGGAGGCTGGCGGCATGA
- a CDS encoding DUF2958 domain-containing protein codes for MILLTPDLRLALRANAISRRAAAQGGRPEPNPVPVVKLFNPLGAATWLATELGEDDDTLFGLADLGFGCPELGCFSLSEIASLRLPFGLGIERDIGFSTTASLSVWADTARRVGSILQAQAVIWRIESAPVSEIPTDPERGKGG; via the coding sequence ATGATCCTGCTCACCCCCGATCTGCGCTTGGCGCTGCGCGCCAACGCCATCAGCCGCCGCGCCGCCGCGCAGGGCGGCAGGCCCGAGCCCAACCCGGTTCCGGTGGTCAAGCTGTTCAATCCGCTGGGCGCGGCGACATGGCTCGCGACCGAGCTTGGAGAGGACGACGACACGCTGTTCGGCTTGGCCGACCTCGGCTTCGGATGCCCGGAACTCGGCTGTTTCAGCCTGTCCGAGATCGCCTCGCTGCGCCTGCCCTTCGGGCTCGGCATCGAGCGCGACATCGGCTTTTCGACGACCGCGAGCCTGTCGGTCTGGGCCGACACCGCGCGCCGCGTCGGTTCGATCCTCCAGGCCCAAGCCGTCATCTGGCGCATCGAGTCCGCGCCGGTCTCCGAGATTCCGACCGACCCCGAACGCGGGAAAGGCGGATGA
- a CDS encoding DNA -binding domain-containing protein, translating to MPSDPADPDSIRTDRLAPWLALATDSDGREHAVLSDGWHRIRIDVEEGSIAREEAVLLHYRLLGVASAEPKILPLRRFLELCRRGRFARSLFPHDPRIDRWLTVLRVHDALAAGASQREIGAALFGEDRIVLDWHDDRDSLRSRVRRLVRDARAMAQGGYRHLLHRQT from the coding sequence GTGCCGTCCGATCCGGCGGACCCGGACAGCATACGCACCGACCGTCTCGCGCCCTGGCTGGCGCTCGCGACCGATAGCGACGGCCGCGAGCATGCCGTGCTCTCGGACGGATGGCACCGGATCCGCATCGATGTCGAGGAAGGCAGCATCGCGCGCGAGGAAGCCGTGCTGCTCCACTACCGGCTGCTCGGCGTCGCCTCGGCCGAGCCCAAGATCCTGCCGCTGAGGCGCTTCCTCGAGCTCTGCCGCCGCGGCCGCTTCGCGCGATCGCTGTTCCCGCACGACCCGCGGATCGATCGCTGGCTGACGGTGCTGCGCGTCCACGACGCACTCGCCGCGGGCGCCAGCCAGCGCGAGATCGGCGCCGCGCTGTTCGGCGAGGACCGCATCGTGCTCGACTGGCACGACGACCGCGATTCGCTGCGCTCGCGCGTCCGCCGCCTGGTGCGCGACGCGAGGGCCATGGCCCAGGGCGGCTATCGCCACCTGCTCCACCGGCAGACCTGA
- a CDS encoding transcriptional regulator domain-containing protein — MAEAAASPAPLPTAARKSPERHGRVARTSMTGNTQDDGPGWWRDGRRYSGLRGIDRAGLMWEWLRRDPGYIAWYARASEATRGHAATEIEPVQWGLHFRRASGPRSTRGPDHLACRSRPRHAARHRGAVRSGGPGQHTHRPSRALAGARDR; from the coding sequence ATGGCGGAGGCGGCGGCAAGTCCCGCGCCGTTGCCGACCGCTGCCCGCAAGTCGCCGGAACGGCACGGCAGAGTTGCCCGCACGAGCATGACGGGGAATACGCAAGACGACGGCCCCGGATGGTGGCGCGACGGCCGGCGCTATTCTGGCCTTCGCGGCATAGATCGGGCCGGGCTCATGTGGGAATGGCTGCGCCGCGACCCCGGCTACATCGCGTGGTATGCGCGGGCGAGCGAGGCGACGCGCGGCCACGCTGCGACGGAGATCGAGCCGGTCCAGTGGGGGCTTCACTTTCGCCGAGCATCCGGACCGCGCAGCACCCGAGGCCCGGATCATCTGGCATGCCGATCTCGACCCCGGCACGCTGCGCGTCATCGCGGTGCCGTCCGATCCGGCGGACCCGGACAGCATACGCACCGACCGTCTCGCGCCCTGGCTGGCGCTCGCGACCGATAG
- a CDS encoding ArsR/SmtB family transcription factor, with amino-acid sequence MDAAAAVSALSALAHAGRLEVFRLLVRAGKDGMAAGDIARATGHVPQTLSGNLNILGHAGLVSPRREGRSIIYTADYERMTSLLGFLMEDCCGGVPEICAPIAEVAAKAACCQPGAVQ; translated from the coding sequence ATGGATGCTGCCGCCGCGGTCTCCGCGCTCTCCGCGCTCGCGCATGCCGGCAGGCTCGAGGTGTTCCGCCTGCTGGTCCGCGCCGGCAAGGACGGCATGGCTGCGGGCGATATCGCCCGCGCCACCGGCCACGTCCCGCAGACGCTCTCGGGCAACCTCAACATCCTCGGGCATGCCGGCCTCGTGTCGCCGCGGCGCGAAGGCCGTTCGATCATCTACACCGCGGACTATGAGCGAATGACCAGCCTGCTCGGATTCCTGATGGAGGATTGCTGCGGCGGCGTGCCGGAAATCTGCGCGCCGATCGCCGAAGTCGCCGCCAAGGCCGCCTGCTGCCAGCCCGGAGCCGTCCAATGA